A stretch of DNA from Vanacampus margaritifer isolate UIUO_Vmar chromosome 1, RoL_Vmar_1.0, whole genome shotgun sequence:
TTGTGTGTTGTTTCCCGTTCCAGCATATCCAAGTTGTGCAGACAAACGCACCCTGCAGGAACAGACGGGCTTGCTGCTTGCTGTGTCTGGTGAACATTTGTCAAGTGCGAAGTGTCTACTGGAATATGGAGCTGATCCTGACATTAGCAGCAAGAACAAAGAAACCCCTTTGTATATAGGTAGAGCAGTTCCATTATTTATCAAACACACAACGACAATAAAACACTTACTGGCCACAATATTAGCTGCACAGCGCAATAAAAAGCCAGctgtgttctgtttttgttgttgttaaagaGCAATGCATCATTTGAGAGTTGTTCCTATTGTTTTGGTTATTATTCAGGCACACGGGGAGGCTAACAATACACAATAATATTAGTATGACTGTTACTGTTCTTCTGCAGCCTGCAGGTTGGACAACGTGGACATGGTGAGCCTCATCCTCTCCTTCGGGGCCTCCGTGAACCAGCGGTGTGCTCAGGGATGGACAGCCCTTCACGAGGCCGTATCCCGGAACAATATTGCCATGTGTGACATACTCATTGGAGCGGGGGCCACTGTTAACCCCTCTAACATGTACAGCATCACACCACTCATTGTAGCAGCTCAACTGGGACGCTTGAAGGCACTGAATTACCTCATTGGAAAAGGTAACTAGTTGCATTGCTGAATATTGACTGATAGGAATAAGCGGttccgaaaatggatggatggattataaaatagtgtttttttttgtgtgttattagGTGCCAATGTGAACATGCAGACTTGTGACAGTGTGTCAGCGCTGCATGAAGCCagtaaaaatggccacaaggaAATTGTGGCGGTGTTGTTGTCCAAAAATGCAGACGCGAATAAGACGTCAAACTCAGGATTACTTCCGCTGCATGTTGCAGCGCAACATGGACACCATGAGTGAGTTTATTTCTTCATTGCAAGTGAAAAAACACTGTGCCtataaatatgatacaaaaacCAGTAATGCAAGATATTGCTGTAACCACAAAACAGAATCCTGCAGATAATTGTTAGTGTCTGATGCGATGTACGTGACACATTCTAAAaacggttgggtcaaaaatgtgccaacccaactttttgagtgaTTAAACAGattaataatccacaaagcaacctaattttttatttttattcttttttttggggggggggggggttattcgtttgacacaactttttggcttcattgaataacccaattaaatttggccaaaaataaccgacccaaatttttgagttatttaaccaaaaatgttgggtacaatacaattaataacccacaaagcaacccaatttttttgggctatttcatgtgttattcatttgacccacatttttgggttaattaaataacccaaaaagttgagtgtgTCCGTTttttaccagtttttttttgttgttgttttttttgacccaactgcaaAGACAATAGCTTTCAAGTTTCAACACATTAGGTTTTGGGGGATAAATGTTTTAACTTTTCAATACActtcaaatacagtaaaaaaataaataaatactcatcAGTTATATGTAACTTTTAAGTACAGTACTGTTTCATATAACTTTTAGGAAGAggatttttgtaaacattttggtaaaaaaaaacatttttgtgcaaaattatgcaaattatgCTATTTATTGTCACGAcgtagagtgtgtgtgtgtctgtgtgtgtgtgtgtgtgtgggggggggggtatgttcTTCCTGGTGGGCGtaacaaaaacataattgagGAGCAATGTTAAGGAATAAAACCTTTTCCCAGTGTTTGATGAACCCTTAAGGCCTACTTTGTCAccatattttaatgttggtatACTTGTAGAGGTAATAGAGGAGTcaagtatttttgtgtgtgatggtACTTGTAAAAAGTTAGCCAATCATTGAACTAAAGTGTGCCAGTTAACATTGTGCCTTTTGTTTTCAGGATCGTGTCCCTACTTGTCCCTGTGACGAGTCGCACCAGGCTTCGGCAGAGCGCGATCAGCCCTCTGCACCTGGCAGCCGAGCACAACAGGCCGCAAGTGGCAGCTGTGCTCCTCAAGGCAGGTGCCAACGTCAACGGCACGCTGGCTCCCGCTCGCTCGGCGCGCTACGCCGATGGACGCGTGACGGCCCTCTGCTTTGCCGTCGCCAACTGCAGCGTCGAGACAGCCGAGGTCCTTCTGAACGCTGGTGCCGCCACGGGTCTGGACCCCGTCAGTCCTCTGCTGCTGGCCGTGCAGAGGAGCTGCACGGCCACGGTGTCCCTGCTGCTGCAGAGAGGGGTTGACGTTAACGCCAAAATCCCATCTTGGGCCACGGCATTCCCTGCGGTTGTTGCGCTGTGCGTGGATAATCTGCCTCTACTCAAGTGTCTTCTGGATAATGGCTGTGATGCCCTTTCCTGCTTCTCCTGCCCATATGGCAGAGGCCCTCATCCAGAACATTCCCACATGAGAAGTATTGGCACTGTGTCTCCCTTGAACTGCAATGGACCAGCACATGAAGTAACGCAGGTGCCACAATGTACAAACAACATTTGTGAGATGTCGTTAGTCATAGGTAGCAAAAAACGTTACACTCTTCTGAAAATGGCAACAATCCATGAGCTATTGACATGCACTTAAAAAGGGTTGTGATtacctatagatgccacaaggtggGGGCAAAACACTTTTCCCCTCTTACattttggcctgagcacaaaaacaatgaTTAGGGTATTTTTTCAGCCATTAAGAGAGGATAGGTTCCCTCCCAACAATCTGTCAATTAGCAAACTTGCAAATGCCGAACTCCGGACATGAGGGGGTTCACTACAGATACTCGTGCACATGGCAATGaatgcttattttgaaaccgagagctagctagctagctaaaagcATTGGAACACATTTTAATATCATAAAAACCTGAGCCAAGGCTCTTAGctaagagctagctagctaaattcTGAAATGATGTACAATACACATTTTGATAAATTGGTACAAAGAATGTttctttttaaaccaagagctaGCTAtttaagagctagctagctaagagCTATGGAACACATTTTGATAGCATAAAATCCTTTGCcaactgtagctagctagctagcgttggctcaagtttttatttttatgctattaAAATTGGTCCATAGTTATATTAATGTTGTGAACTGacaaactttaaaaaagaaaaagtttttttctttcaaaccccccccccccccccccccctgactTCTTATTTTTCCACCTCAAAAGTCCCCAAGATATCAATCACTTATCCGACCAAGCTCTCAGCCACGGTTGACTTCTctctatttacatattttttaaatcatgctatccaaattattattttttttaaataacaagcCTAACATTATAATGTGCAGACATTTGTAGggagtaaaattaaaaagatattagaaaaattagaaaaaagtaaagatacatgaaaaaaaagtacagtcaCAAAGTAAGCATTTGTTTACTTTCTTTCTTCCCAccgctgtatttagtttatgtaacttctctttttttcttgtgtgttcCTCTCTTTTAGTTCTGTCAAtggatttcaacatcaacaatgAGCCAATGGGCCGGACCCATCATTGACGTGCTGTTGGATTATGTCGCTCATGTTCAGCTGTGCAGCAAACTCACTCAACTCCTGGACAGCCGCCACGAGTGGGTCGCTGTCAAGAGGAAGTCATGTAAGACAACAAtcaaacacacgcgcgcacacacacacaatacgtACACTGACTGGTCataatattaggtacacttgtACAGTCTAATGAGAACCAACAGATCATAAATTCTACCTTCACAGTGTAACAATTCACCTTGTTGCTGTCGTACTGAACTTGTTATCCGAATTACGCATACACAAGTGATTTCCATGAGACTTTATGAAGTTgtatgtcaaataaaaaaactgtttgatatttatttctattgatATTGTGACTTATGGTGACAGTAAATGCAGTTAAAGTCACCTTAAGTTCGTTGGGAAAATATGGCCACAGCGCAGCGCTATTCCTACCCTGAGCATTGGCGAAGTAGTGCAATAAACATCCAAAACCAGCAGATGGAGCTGTTCCTGCACAACTAAAATTCAATCTGCTATGTATTTAGTACACAAACAAGTCAGCTAGACAAGTTGGAATCATTTTTGCCTTGGCGCAGGTCTGCGCTCTACTattgcagatttattttttaacgcaCACTTTTTTCAGACAACGCAAGCGGCGAATGTGTTTCTTTCTACTTATACACATCCATCCGTCTATTTCCAGATTTAAACTAATCATTATATTTCTTTCCATAGTGGCACCTCGTCCGCTGCGTCATCTTTGCAGACTGAGTGTTCGCAGCCAAGTGGGCCCACATAGACTGCAATCCCTCTCGAGTTTACCTCTACCAGGACGACTGATCACATACCTCACTGTAATGGACTGATGACGTTTAGATGAACCTCGCTTGGCATCTCAGCCATTAAGTACTTTTATATTTgtccgtgtgtgtttttttttaaataacctaaTATATCTCATCTGTATGTCTTTTTATAAACTCTGTGATGTGACTTTAtctcctttattattattttaattttacaggAAAACTCAGTGAAGGATAAAAATTCACTTAAGCCCACGGGACTTCTTGTGGGAATTGTTTATTTAAGAAATGAAAGCGGCTGTATCAAACATTACTGTGACTAAGAAAATCATTTCAACTCACATTTATAGCTATTCTCATAAGATGAAAGAGaccttgagtattttttttaagagaggcCTTTAAAAAGTCCTAAAAATAGAAACCTGTCAACTTACTGTCTGCCATCAGAGAATAAGAGAATGAAGAAGTGCATTTTAGTCCTGAACAAAAATAGAGCCAAGTATTCCATTAAGTGC
This window harbors:
- the LOC144042183 gene encoding ankyrin repeat and SOCS box protein 2-like isoform X2 — translated: MIAVNRCGSLYQRLDVDAKNRLAGDTCHASSNTVHRDVDPVVLAIQMGDVEAVKKQAASSPHNLMWENKEGWIPLHHAAFSGQPECLRTLLKAYPSCADKRTLQEQTGLLLAVSGEHLSSAKCLLEYGADPDISSKNKETPLYIACRLDNVDMVSLILSFGASVNQRCAQGWTALHEAVSRNNIAMCDILIGAGATVNPSNMYSITPLIVAAQLGRLKALNYLIGKGANVNMQTCDSVSALHEASKNGHKEIVAVLLSKNADANKTSNSGLLPLHVAAQHGHHEIVSLLVPVTSRTRLRQSAISPLHLAAEHNRPQVAAVLLKAGANVNGTLAPARSARYADGRVTALCFAVANCSVETAEVLLNAGAATGLDPVSPLLLAVQRSCTATVSLLLQRGVDVNAKIPSWATAFPAVVALCVDNLPLLKCLLDNGCDALSCFSCPYGRGPHPEHSHMRSIGTVSPLNCNGPAHEVTQFCQWISTSTMSQWAGPIIDVLLDYVAHVQLCSKLTQLLDSRHEWVAVKRKSLAPRPLRHLCRLSVRSQVGPHRLQSLSSLPLPGRLITYLTVMD
- the LOC144042183 gene encoding ankyrin repeat and SOCS box protein 2-like isoform X1, with translation MTKFSYYQYLAQFRHGRTKPSIDNDDDDDDNDEVTSRLRGDSWGINVTSHAEDVDPVVLAIQMGDVEAVKKQAASSPHNLMWENKEGWIPLHHAAFSGQPECLRTLLKAYPSCADKRTLQEQTGLLLAVSGEHLSSAKCLLEYGADPDISSKNKETPLYIACRLDNVDMVSLILSFGASVNQRCAQGWTALHEAVSRNNIAMCDILIGAGATVNPSNMYSITPLIVAAQLGRLKALNYLIGKGANVNMQTCDSVSALHEASKNGHKEIVAVLLSKNADANKTSNSGLLPLHVAAQHGHHEIVSLLVPVTSRTRLRQSAISPLHLAAEHNRPQVAAVLLKAGANVNGTLAPARSARYADGRVTALCFAVANCSVETAEVLLNAGAATGLDPVSPLLLAVQRSCTATVSLLLQRGVDVNAKIPSWATAFPAVVALCVDNLPLLKCLLDNGCDALSCFSCPYGRGPHPEHSHMRSIGTVSPLNCNGPAHEVTQFCQWISTSTMSQWAGPIIDVLLDYVAHVQLCSKLTQLLDSRHEWVAVKRKSLAPRPLRHLCRLSVRSQVGPHRLQSLSSLPLPGRLITYLTVMD
- the LOC144042183 gene encoding ankyrin repeat and SOCS box protein 2-like isoform X3; its protein translation is MGDVEAVKKQAASSPHNLMWENKEGWIPLHHAAFSGQPECLRTLLKAYPSCADKRTLQEQTGLLLAVSGEHLSSAKCLLEYGADPDISSKNKETPLYIACRLDNVDMVSLILSFGASVNQRCAQGWTALHEAVSRNNIAMCDILIGAGATVNPSNMYSITPLIVAAQLGRLKALNYLIGKGANVNMQTCDSVSALHEASKNGHKEIVAVLLSKNADANKTSNSGLLPLHVAAQHGHHEIVSLLVPVTSRTRLRQSAISPLHLAAEHNRPQVAAVLLKAGANVNGTLAPARSARYADGRVTALCFAVANCSVETAEVLLNAGAATGLDPVSPLLLAVQRSCTATVSLLLQRGVDVNAKIPSWATAFPAVVALCVDNLPLLKCLLDNGCDALSCFSCPYGRGPHPEHSHMRSIGTVSPLNCNGPAHEVTQFCQWISTSTMSQWAGPIIDVLLDYVAHVQLCSKLTQLLDSRHEWVAVKRKSLAPRPLRHLCRLSVRSQVGPHRLQSLSSLPLPGRLITYLTVMD